A window of the Burkholderiales bacterium genome harbors these coding sequences:
- a CDS encoding alpha/beta hydrolase: protein MSYLRLPLLWNNAVFIVADETVANAREKSDKLETEPTKFIDAGGIKFAYRSFGKRAGTPLVFLQHFSGHMDSWDPAVVNPLAKDRPVVVFDNSGVGKSGGKTPDNVAQMAADAAHFISALGLKKVDLLGYSLGGFIAQKIAADHPQLVRKILLVGTAPQGGEEHLMKVLAEAYSHRDAPDPRLPLFFTQSEASQAAGRAFLARAKVRTVDRDPDSGKAITDPQAKALITWCATKDPENAVLKAIHQPVLIVSGSNDTMLPDQNAYFMFKHLKNAQLILYPDSGHGALFQYAELFVNHTALFLKD, encoded by the coding sequence ATGTCATATCTTAGATTACCGCTTCTCTGGAATAACGCAGTGTTTATTGTTGCGGATGAAACAGTTGCGAATGCCCGAGAGAAATCGGACAAACTGGAAACTGAACCGACCAAATTCATCGACGCTGGCGGGATTAAGTTTGCCTACCGTAGTTTTGGGAAGCGCGCCGGCACACCGTTGGTTTTCCTGCAGCACTTTTCAGGGCATATGGACTCTTGGGACCCGGCTGTCGTCAACCCCCTTGCCAAAGATCGGCCTGTAGTCGTCTTCGATAATTCTGGAGTTGGAAAATCCGGCGGCAAGACTCCTGACAATGTTGCCCAAATGGCAGCGGACGCCGCGCATTTTATATCCGCCCTAGGTTTGAAGAAGGTCGACCTCCTCGGATATTCTCTGGGCGGCTTTATCGCGCAAAAAATAGCGGCTGATCATCCTCAACTGGTCAGAAAGATTTTGCTGGTAGGCACCGCCCCGCAAGGAGGCGAAGAGCATTTGATGAAAGTACTGGCTGAAGCATATTCACATAGGGACGCACCCGATCCGAGGCTGCCTCTGTTTTTTACCCAGTCAGAGGCAAGTCAGGCTGCAGGCCGGGCTTTCCTCGCGCGCGCCAAGGTCAGAACCGTTGATAGAGATCCGGATAGCGGCAAGGCGATAACCGATCCGCAAGCCAAAGCGTTGATCACATGGTGTGCCACCAAGGATCCGGAGAACGCCGTTCTGAAAGCCATCCACCAGCCCGTCCTTATCGTGAGCGGCAGCAACGACACCATGCTTCCCGACCAAAATGCGTATTTCATGTTCAAACATCTGAAAAATGCTCAGTTGATCTTGTATCCCGACTCCGGACACGGCGCTCTGTTTCAATATGCGGAGCTTTTTGTCAATCACACAGCTCTTTTTCTGAAGGATTAG
- a CDS encoding zinc-dependent peptidase: MWGLKTWRRRRTPSYAAVDEVLWRKICSRFPFLRALTADEKGRLRDLTQRFLGNKQISGAAELQLTEEMCMVIAAQACLLILNLGLDYYRDWVEVIVYPGDFMPR; encoded by the coding sequence ATGTGGGGACTCAAAACCTGGCGCAGGCGGCGTACTCCAAGTTATGCCGCAGTCGATGAAGTTCTGTGGCGGAAAATTTGTTCGCGTTTTCCTTTCCTGCGTGCACTCACTGCCGACGAAAAGGGACGTCTGCGTGATTTGACGCAGCGTTTTCTCGGCAACAAGCAAATCAGCGGCGCGGCGGAATTGCAATTGACGGAAGAAATGTGCATGGTAATTGCCGCCCAGGCCTGCTTGTTGATTCTCAATCTGGGCCTTGATTACTACCGGGACTGGGTCGAAGTCATCGTTTACCCCGGCGACTTTATGCCGCGGC
- a CDS encoding SLC13 family permease, protein MNSAAGLLPIAHEYASRGPLILAIFAITYFGIAVGRVPALKVNRVGIALLGAIALTIFAGVTTADVVSFINWPTVFLLFGFFVLSAQLRLSGFFDKVAIAVAARLGHPARFLLQLMLVTAGLSAVLNHDVVCLVFAPIIAAALIRQKINPVPFLIALAIASNIGAASTLVGNPQDMVIAQLARLDFGRYILWSIAPVLFALASAYAIIWMLSRKTLHSTVFPRTGAQRANRPFDRGHTIKGLVILAVVIALFFTSLPKEMIALAAAGIHIASRKFRTEELLGLVDWSILVLFIGLFVIAGAFQTTGYGELAVRWLANNGVNLGSLPVLTGVTAVLSNLLNNSAAVMLLLNVVDLSNPATAYTLALANSFGGSLVIIGSVSNIIVVQQARESGINISFYDFARVGVPVTLAALAGLIIWTMLPF, encoded by the coding sequence ATGAATTCCGCCGCCGGCCTGCTTCCGATCGCGCATGAGTATGCGAGCCGCGGACCGCTGATTCTCGCGATTTTTGCGATAACGTATTTTGGCATCGCGGTGGGCCGTGTGCCCGCCTTGAAGGTGAACCGCGTCGGCATCGCCTTGCTCGGCGCGATTGCGCTTACGATTTTCGCCGGCGTGACCACGGCGGACGTCGTCTCGTTCATCAACTGGCCAACTGTTTTTCTATTGTTCGGCTTCTTCGTGTTGTCCGCGCAGTTGCGCCTATCTGGATTCTTCGACAAGGTGGCGATTGCCGTTGCGGCCCGGCTCGGACACCCAGCGCGCTTTTTGCTGCAACTGATGCTGGTGACGGCGGGATTGTCTGCAGTGCTCAACCACGACGTTGTTTGCTTGGTGTTTGCCCCGATCATCGCGGCCGCGCTGATCCGGCAAAAAATCAATCCGGTACCGTTTCTGATCGCGCTCGCGATTGCGAGCAACATCGGGGCGGCTTCCACGCTTGTCGGTAATCCTCAGGACATGGTGATTGCGCAGCTCGCGCGGCTCGATTTCGGGCGCTACATCCTGTGGTCTATCGCACCGGTACTGTTCGCGCTTGCCAGTGCATACGCTATCATATGGATGCTGTCGCGCAAAACGCTGCATTCCACGGTGTTTCCGCGGACTGGCGCGCAGCGCGCGAATCGGCCGTTCGACCGCGGCCATACCATCAAGGGGCTCGTGATTCTCGCGGTCGTCATCGCGCTGTTCTTTACGTCGCTGCCGAAGGAAATGATTGCGCTCGCCGCCGCCGGAATTCATATCGCCAGCCGCAAGTTCCGCACCGAGGAATTGCTGGGTCTGGTGGACTGGTCGATTCTCGTACTTTTTATCGGGCTGTTCGTGATCGCCGGCGCATTTCAGACTACCGGCTATGGCGAGCTGGCCGTGCGCTGGCTCGCAAATAACGGAGTGAACCTCGGGTCGTTGCCCGTGCTGACAGGAGTCACCGCAGTCTTGTCCAACCTCCTTAACAATTCGGCGGCGGTGATGCTGCTGCTCAACGTCGTTGACCTTTCAAATCCGGCCACAGCCTATACGCTGGCGCTCGCCAACAGCTTCGGCGGCAGCCTCGTTATCATTGGCAGCGTGTCCAACATCATTGTCGTACAGCAGGCTCGCGAGTCGGGAATCAATATTTCGTTCTATGATTTCGCCCGCGTGGGTGTTCCGGTGACGCTTGCCGCTCTGGCAGGTCTGATCATCTGGACAATGTTGCCGTTCTAA
- a CDS encoding transglutaminase domain-containing protein — protein MLRRSVHLPTVLQTLLLFSFISLASINIAGATQVDHASFQIRNVLTVHVPKDAHRVRVWFAVPNDDGYSVITNFKVASPYPVSYDHDSWGNRVGYLEASGSIEPTITITETFDLSRSEIRNSVDPSKTRPLTDAEREALARYLLPTTYVVVNDRVKKLSASIVGGETNPIIAARKLYDWTLQNVDYWVKYPDHLKASAVGSTDYCLITKTGNCTDFHSLFASLAMASGIPVRMVYGSLLKPTLNGVQVDASYHCWIEFYAPNYGWLPLDVSLANIYGKEFPLTDKNEKLVELTTATGYHGLDTSKVDYYFGNLDDRRVVWSMGRDLMMQPPQNDGPVNALAKMYVEVNGKQYTNWTREFTYKALAE, from the coding sequence ATGCTGCGTCGATCTGTTCATCTTCCAACCGTGTTGCAAACGCTGCTTTTGTTCTCGTTCATCAGTCTTGCTTCCATCAACATCGCGGGGGCGACTCAAGTGGATCACGCGTCGTTCCAGATACGGAATGTGTTGACGGTGCACGTCCCCAAGGATGCTCACCGGGTACGAGTATGGTTCGCAGTGCCCAACGATGACGGGTATTCCGTAATTACGAATTTTAAGGTGGCGAGCCCGTATCCCGTCAGCTACGACCACGATTCCTGGGGCAACCGCGTCGGTTATCTCGAGGCGAGTGGATCCATCGAGCCGACAATCACGATTACCGAGACGTTCGATTTGAGCCGATCGGAGATCCGCAATAGCGTTGATCCGTCCAAGACACGCCCGCTAACGGATGCCGAGCGCGAGGCCCTGGCTCGTTACCTTCTACCCACCACCTACGTCGTGGTGAACGATCGGGTCAAAAAGCTTTCGGCTTCGATTGTCGGCGGAGAAACGAATCCCATCATCGCGGCCCGCAAGTTGTACGACTGGACGCTGCAGAATGTGGACTACTGGGTGAAGTACCCCGATCATCTGAAGGCTTCGGCCGTTGGCAGCACCGACTATTGCCTTATAACCAAGACAGGCAATTGCACCGATTTCCATTCTCTGTTTGCCTCGCTCGCGATGGCCTCGGGCATTCCCGTTCGTATGGTATATGGCTCGCTGCTGAAACCCACGCTCAATGGTGTTCAGGTGGACGCGAGCTACCATTGCTGGATCGAATTCTATGCGCCTAACTACGGCTGGCTGCCGCTTGACGTTTCACTTGCCAACATTTACGGCAAGGAGTTTCCGCTTACCGACAAGAACGAGAAGCTGGTCGAGCTGACCACTGCGACCGGCTATCACGGCCTCGACACGAGCAAAGTCGACTACTATTTCGGGAATCTCGATGACCGTCGGGTCGTGTGGTCGATGGGCCGCGATCTGATGATGCAGCCGCCGCAGAACGACGGACCGGTGAACGCGCTTGCAAAGATGTACGTCGAAGTGAACGGCAAGCAATACACGAACTGGACGCGCGAGTTCACCTACAAGGCGCTCGCGGAATAG
- a CDS encoding SHOCT domain-containing protein — MLHTGQGEINGMWNFGWESVWTGLAIFGMFLFAVLIVLVIVLLIRWLRNSANSSAGQPPEKSPLEVLKDRYARGEINREEFERKKREIAE, encoded by the coding sequence TTGCTGCATACAGGACAAGGAGAAATCAATGGTATGTGGAACTTTGGCTGGGAATCGGTGTGGACAGGGCTCGCCATATTCGGCATGTTCCTGTTCGCGGTATTAATTGTCCTGGTTATTGTCCTTCTGATCAGGTGGCTCAGGAACTCTGCTAATTCATCAGCAGGTCAACCACCAGAGAAATCACCTCTTGAAGTGCTTAAGGATCGTTATGCCCGTGGGGAAATTAATCGGGAGGAATTTGAGCGAAAAAAACGCGAGATTGCCGAATAG
- a CDS encoding MarR family winged helix-turn-helix transcriptional regulator, translating to MSNATDLQSRPCNCAGLREAARYVTQLYDRHLAGAGLRSTQFSILARLKRLGPTTINTLAQDMVMDRTTLGRNIMPLQRRRLIAVRRGREDGRIKELHLTKTGLVRFDAAFKAWVKAQAQFEATLGGDRASALRDLLRAVVGSDFRTDIDPRSKAAGGYSR from the coding sequence ATGAGTAACGCCACCGACTTGCAGTCCAGACCGTGTAATTGCGCAGGGCTGCGCGAAGCGGCCCGCTATGTCACCCAGTTGTACGACCGGCATTTGGCCGGCGCGGGTCTGCGCAGCACCCAGTTCTCGATCCTCGCCAGGCTAAAGCGCCTGGGACCTACCACCATCAACACCCTGGCGCAAGACATGGTGATGGACCGGACCACGCTAGGACGGAATATCATGCCGCTGCAGCGCAGGCGTCTCATTGCGGTGAGGAGAGGGCGCGAAGACGGACGAATCAAGGAACTGCATCTAACGAAGACCGGACTCGTGCGGTTCGACGCGGCATTCAAAGCATGGGTCAAAGCACAAGCGCAATTTGAAGCGACGCTCGGGGGCGACCGCGCATCGGCGTTGCGCGATCTTCTGCGCGCAGTCGTCGGGAGCGATTTCCGCACCGACATCGACCCGCGGAGTAAAGCGGCGGGCGGCTATTCAAGGTAA
- a CDS encoding SemiSWEET transporter translates to MDIALFVGLVAGTLTTIAFLPQLIHTWQTKSAKDVSLGMFLIFCTGVLLWLIYGLMIHSLPVILANAVTLVLAGAILALKLKHG, encoded by the coding sequence ATGGATATCGCCTTGTTTGTCGGACTGGTTGCCGGTACCCTGACCACGATTGCCTTTCTGCCCCAACTGATTCACACGTGGCAGACGAAGTCCGCCAAAGACGTCTCGCTCGGCATGTTCCTGATTTTTTGCACCGGCGTTCTGCTGTGGCTCATCTACGGGCTCATGATCCATTCACTGCCAGTGATCCTTGCCAACGCCGTGACGCTCGTGCTCGCCGGCGCGATCCTGGCGTTGAAGCTCAAGCACGGGTGA
- a CDS encoding MFS transporter, with translation MRDGVAWSLMFGAGESYLQAFAIFLKASTAQITLLAALPSMLGSVAQLASAWVAGYAIRRKTLIFAGVLLQSAAWLPIIALAFVPGETSVVLLIAAVVLYYIGGQFAAPPWSSLISDLVPERRRGRFFGRRTRLMSVMTFASLSAAGLALEFFEQRQLAHWGFAAIFTIALAGRLYSLAQLMRMHEPLARLAPLTLPPLGGLLDRMRGSDFMRFALFVGFMNLTVAIASPFFALYMLRDLRFSYIEFTAVNAFYVLMQFAALNLWGRLSDVFGNLRVVQITSIVFPALPVLWVLFPNFWAILVIQIISGVAWAGFSLAVGNFLYDVVPPEKRAAYSAVHQTLSNTAVFGGALIGGVLATHAPHELKLVGHTVVFSSGLWLALCASGVARAVVIAVFLRRLRETRLVRPISPTALAIRVIRANVMAEWLFELLPGRRRTPKDRDRPRHPSE, from the coding sequence GTGCGCGACGGCGTCGCTTGGTCGCTGATGTTCGGCGCGGGTGAGTCCTACCTCCAAGCGTTCGCGATCTTTCTCAAGGCAAGCACAGCCCAGATCACGCTGCTCGCCGCGTTGCCCTCGATGCTCGGTTCGGTAGCCCAGCTCGCCTCAGCCTGGGTGGCGGGGTACGCCATCCGGCGCAAGACACTGATTTTTGCCGGCGTGCTGCTGCAGTCGGCCGCGTGGCTGCCGATCATCGCCCTCGCGTTCGTCCCCGGTGAGACTTCGGTGGTGCTGCTCATCGCGGCAGTCGTGCTCTACTACATCGGCGGCCAGTTTGCGGCGCCGCCGTGGAGCAGCCTGATCAGCGATCTGGTTCCAGAGCGCCGGCGCGGCCGTTTCTTCGGCCGGCGCACCCGGCTCATGAGCGTCATGACCTTCGCGAGCCTGAGCGCTGCCGGCCTCGCCCTGGAGTTCTTCGAGCAGCGGCAGCTGGCGCACTGGGGTTTCGCGGCGATCTTCACAATCGCGCTGGCGGGGCGCCTGTACTCGCTCGCTCAGCTAATGCGCATGCACGAGCCGCTCGCGCGCCTCGCGCCGTTGACGCTCCCGCCCCTAGGCGGGCTGCTCGACCGGATGCGCGGCTCGGACTTCATGCGCTTCGCGCTGTTCGTCGGCTTCATGAACCTGACGGTGGCCATCGCTTCGCCGTTCTTTGCGCTGTACATGCTGCGCGATCTCCGCTTCTCGTATATCGAATTCACCGCGGTCAACGCGTTCTACGTGCTGATGCAGTTTGCCGCACTCAATTTGTGGGGCCGGCTGTCGGACGTGTTCGGCAACCTGCGGGTGGTGCAGATCACGAGCATCGTGTTTCCCGCGCTGCCGGTTCTGTGGGTGCTGTTCCCGAATTTCTGGGCGATTCTCGTGATTCAGATCATCAGCGGCGTCGCCTGGGCGGGATTCAGCCTCGCGGTGGGGAATTTTCTCTACGACGTCGTACCGCCGGAGAAGCGCGCCGCCTACAGCGCCGTGCACCAGACCCTCTCGAATACGGCGGTCTTCGGCGGCGCGCTGATCGGCGGCGTGCTGGCCACGCACGCGCCGCACGAGCTCAAGCTCGTTGGTCATACGGTCGTCTTCAGCAGCGGATTGTGGCTCGCGCTCTGCGCCTCGGGCGTCGCGCGCGCTGTGGTGATCGCGGTGTTCCTGCGGCGGCTGCGCGAGACGCGCTTGGTGCGGCCGATCTCCCCGACAGCGCTCGCTATCCGCGTCATTCGCGCCAACGTGATGGCCGAGTGGTTATTCGAGCTGCTGCCGGGGCGCAGGCGCACCCCGAAGGACCGTGATCGTCCCCGGCACCCGAGCGAATAG
- a CDS encoding serine protease: MLLTPVVILWKTAMRIIGTVLMLGLLPSFAVWGEDTPVNVFASGSSIFMVRAQYPGGRVNYGSAILVQPGKFVTNCHVTRQAQRIVVVRGSAAWSVESQTPDIEHDLCILAVRDAVGEVPGFVKPGELKVGEKVYALGYGGFGHLTLSDGAVVALHPYDGAKVIQTSASFTFGESGGGLFDGRGRLVGIITFKTLAGGEYHFALPVEWVQALLARSGNKTAAIAPETGKAFWERPSEAQPKFMQAATLEAEKDWGALLKFAKGWIEVDATNAGAWIAKSEALHYLNHETEAASAFDEAVRLDSSYAQNEYTFEHTRHDLNERVTVQNLGASYSQSQ, from the coding sequence ATGCTGCTCACTCCAGTAGTGATCCTCTGGAAAACGGCTATGCGAATTATTGGTACTGTGCTCATGCTGGGGCTTCTGCCTTCGTTCGCAGTTTGGGGCGAAGATACGCCGGTCAATGTGTTCGCGAGCGGCTCGAGCATTTTCATGGTTCGGGCGCAATACCCTGGCGGCAGAGTTAACTACGGTTCTGCGATTTTGGTCCAGCCTGGTAAATTCGTGACCAACTGCCATGTCACACGGCAAGCCCAACGTATCGTAGTCGTTCGCGGCTCAGCGGCCTGGAGCGTCGAATCCCAAACGCCGGATATAGAGCACGACCTTTGTATATTGGCGGTGCGTGACGCTGTTGGCGAGGTTCCCGGGTTCGTTAAACCGGGCGAGCTTAAGGTCGGTGAAAAAGTATATGCATTGGGTTACGGTGGATTTGGCCATCTAACGTTGAGCGACGGGGCAGTTGTGGCGTTACACCCTTACGATGGCGCAAAAGTAATTCAAACATCGGCCTCGTTCACCTTTGGGGAAAGCGGCGGCGGCCTTTTCGACGGACGGGGCCGGTTGGTTGGAATTATTACGTTTAAAACACTTGCGGGCGGGGAATATCATTTTGCCTTGCCCGTTGAGTGGGTACAGGCTCTTTTAGCGAGGTCCGGCAACAAAACTGCGGCGATTGCGCCGGAGACCGGCAAAGCTTTTTGGGAACGCCCAAGCGAAGCGCAACCCAAATTTATGCAGGCCGCGACACTCGAAGCCGAAAAAGACTGGGGCGCCCTTCTTAAGTTTGCTAAGGGATGGATCGAGGTTGATGCGACCAACGCGGGAGCGTGGATTGCGAAAAGCGAAGCGTTGCACTATCTCAACCATGAAACTGAGGCCGCATCCGCATTCGATGAGGCGGTACGGCTGGATTCTTCTTACGCTCAAAACGAATACACGTTTGAGCATACCCGTCACGATCTGAACGAACGCGTCACGGTCCAGAACTTGGGCGCGTCCTATAGTCAATCTCAATAA
- the msrB gene encoding peptide-methionine (R)-S-oxide reductase MsrB → MTTQAQVQTQSAKPSDDALKKKLTPIQYEVTQHEGTEPPFHNEYWNNHEAGIYVDVVSGEPLFSSTDKFDSGTGWPSFTKPLEASDVVLKRDTRLFMVRTEVRSAKGDSHLGHVFDDGPPPTGLRYCINSAALRFIPVSRLEAEGYGKYLPLFAKASR, encoded by the coding sequence ATGACCACTCAAGCCCAGGTCCAGACTCAGTCTGCCAAGCCGTCCGATGACGCGCTGAAGAAGAAGCTGACTCCGATCCAGTACGAGGTCACGCAGCATGAAGGAACGGAGCCGCCGTTCCACAACGAATACTGGAACAATCACGAGGCCGGAATCTATGTCGACGTCGTTTCAGGCGAGCCGTTGTTCAGCTCGACCGACAAATTCGACTCCGGAACCGGTTGGCCGAGCTTTACCAAACCGCTCGAGGCCTCGGACGTGGTGCTGAAGCGCGACACCAGATTATTCATGGTGCGCACCGAGGTCCGTTCCGCGAAGGGCGACTCGCACCTTGGACACGTCTTCGATGACGGTCCTCCGCCAACCGGCCTGCGTTATTGCATAAATTCAGCTGCCCTGCGATTCATTCCGGTTAGCAGGCTGGAAGCGGAGGGCTACGGTAAGTACCTCCCGCTTTTCGCGAAAGCAAGTCGGTGA
- a CDS encoding DNA recombination protein RmuC, which translates to MGEIVVGVIAGLVLLVLIGMVWRFAAIMEEKHRAMLKDLHEGFTRQGDRLDEKLTQTSDRLRATVDERLQQISGKVSERLDEGFKKTNETFTNVMARLATIDEAQKKIDGLTSNVVSLQELLGDKRSRGAFGEVQLEALVRNILPPSAYAMQYTLSNGSRVDCVLRLPEPTGMVAVDSKFPLENYHRMFAPDVSEIERAQAQRQFKADVKKHVDDISQKYIIANETSDGAVMFVPAEAVFAEIHAYHFDIVDYAMQQRVWIVSPTTLMAVLNTARAVLKDVEMRKHMNVIKEALAKLSIDFERFDLRMKNLANHIRQAHEDAQEVHTTSRKISDKFKRIEGVELDLEQSEPAALLEVKQGREESG; encoded by the coding sequence ATGGGCGAAATTGTTGTGGGCGTGATCGCGGGCTTGGTGCTGCTCGTGCTGATTGGGATGGTTTGGCGTTTTGCCGCCATAATGGAGGAAAAGCACCGCGCCATGCTCAAGGATTTGCATGAGGGCTTCACCCGCCAGGGCGACCGTCTTGATGAGAAGCTCACGCAAACTTCTGATCGGCTGCGCGCCACGGTGGATGAACGTTTGCAGCAAATCAGCGGGAAGGTAAGCGAGCGCCTCGACGAAGGATTCAAAAAGACCAACGAAACCTTCACTAATGTGATGGCGCGGCTTGCCACTATAGATGAGGCGCAAAAGAAAATAGACGGGCTTACCAGCAACGTGGTAAGCCTGCAGGAACTGCTGGGGGACAAACGTTCGCGTGGCGCTTTTGGCGAAGTGCAGCTGGAAGCGCTGGTGAGAAATATCCTTCCGCCCTCCGCTTATGCCATGCAATACACATTAAGCAACGGCAGCCGCGTGGATTGTGTGCTGCGACTTCCCGAGCCCACCGGCATGGTCGCGGTGGATTCCAAATTCCCTCTGGAAAACTATCATCGTATGTTCGCGCCGGATGTCAGCGAAATCGAACGTGCCCAGGCGCAGCGCCAGTTCAAGGCGGACGTCAAAAAACACGTGGATGACATCAGCCAGAAATATATTATTGCCAATGAAACTTCGGACGGCGCGGTGATGTTTGTTCCTGCGGAAGCGGTGTTTGCTGAAATCCATGCCTACCACTTCGACATCGTGGATTACGCGATGCAACAGCGGGTGTGGATCGTGTCCCCGACCACGCTGATGGCGGTGCTGAACACTGCCCGGGCAGTATTAAAAGATGTGGAAATGCGCAAGCATATGAACGTTATTAAAGAAGCCCTCGCCAAATTGAGCATAGATTTTGAACGTTTTGATCTGCGCATGAAAAATCTCGCCAACCATATCCGTCAGGCGCATGAAGACGCTCAAGAAGTGCACACGACCAGCAGGAAGATCAGCGACAAATTCAAGCGCATCGAAGGTGTCGAACTGGACTTGGAGCAGAGCGAGCCGGCTGCCTTGCTGGAGGTGAAGCAGGGACGTGAAGAGTCGGGTTGA
- a CDS encoding DoxX family protein has translation MRAFVVNRCNALLKFADSLDWLGPLVIRLFFGYFWLETGWAKLHNLAAFTERFINWGIPFPAFSASLSAWTEFVGGGLIMVGLLTRLTAIPMIINMVVAIALVVIKNVSSFDDFVELDEFVYILIFFWLLMAGPGKVSVDTLINRRLGLRSR, from the coding sequence ATGCGGGCATTTGTTGTAAATCGTTGCAATGCGCTTCTCAAGTTTGCGGATTCCCTGGACTGGCTGGGGCCACTGGTGATACGTTTGTTCTTCGGCTATTTCTGGCTGGAGACGGGCTGGGCCAAGCTGCATAACTTGGCCGCCTTTACGGAACGCTTCATCAACTGGGGGATTCCATTTCCCGCTTTCAGCGCTTCGCTGTCCGCCTGGACGGAGTTCGTCGGGGGCGGACTGATCATGGTTGGGTTACTGACGCGATTGACGGCAATTCCGATGATCATCAACATGGTCGTCGCCATTGCGTTGGTGGTCATCAAGAACGTTAGCAGCTTCGACGACTTCGTCGAGTTAGATGAGTTTGTTTACATTCTCATCTTCTTCTGGCTGCTCATGGCGGGCCCAGGGAAGGTCAGCGTCGATACCCTGATTAACCGCCGGCTGGGATTGCGCAGCCGCTGA
- a CDS encoding LapA family protein encodes MRLIAILGIAVAVAGVAFALQNNVPVTVTLLLWRFDSSLATVLLLALALGAIIVAFVSTPRALRTHWLLSRQRKDIAALEAANVELRKKLAALEHQNGTGIDTGQ; translated from the coding sequence ATGCGACTTATAGCGATTCTTGGAATTGCAGTAGCGGTTGCTGGCGTTGCGTTTGCGCTGCAGAACAATGTTCCGGTTACGGTGACGTTGCTCCTCTGGCGTTTCGACAGTTCGCTCGCGACGGTTCTGCTGCTGGCACTTGCGCTTGGCGCCATCATCGTGGCGTTTGTCTCGACGCCGCGCGCGCTTCGTACACACTGGCTGCTTTCGCGTCAACGCAAAGATATTGCAGCGCTAGAGGCCGCCAACGTCGAATTGCGGAAGAAACTGGCAGCACTGGAACACCAGAACGGAACGGGAATCGACACCGGCCAATAA
- a CDS encoding universal stress protein, giving the protein MTYKTILVHVDNGSRWPARAEVAVDLAGRFQAHLVGLHAVTPAYSLAYQTVETDPLIIESEKRVALEQAKGAETAFRRTAEKGDSVSAEWRTSSGDALAALALHSRYADLVVIGQPDVQEDSGADMTFAHRLVLMAGRPVLVVPYIGAPGTIGKRVLLAWNATREATRATTDALPFLQAAEEVRVVLVKPDSSSHGEVPGADIGLYLARHGVQVKVENIEGVDVDAGNLLLSRAADLSSDLIVMGAYGHSRFSELVLGGVTRTMFDSMTVPVLMSH; this is encoded by the coding sequence ATGACATACAAGACGATCCTCGTGCACGTCGACAATGGAAGCCGCTGGCCGGCGCGCGCCGAAGTTGCGGTTGACCTTGCCGGACGTTTCCAGGCCCATTTGGTAGGACTTCACGCCGTGACCCCTGCGTACTCTTTGGCGTACCAGACAGTCGAGACGGATCCCCTGATCATTGAGAGCGAGAAGCGGGTGGCGCTGGAGCAGGCGAAGGGCGCTGAGACCGCGTTCCGGCGCACAGCCGAAAAAGGTGATTCAGTTAGTGCGGAGTGGCGAACCTCGTCAGGAGACGCGCTCGCGGCCCTGGCGCTGCACTCGCGCTACGCCGATCTCGTCGTAATAGGTCAGCCCGACGTTCAAGAGGATTCCGGCGCCGACATGACTTTTGCCCATCGACTTGTGCTAATGGCCGGACGCCCGGTATTGGTGGTGCCGTACATCGGCGCGCCAGGCACGATCGGCAAGCGGGTGCTGCTTGCTTGGAACGCCACTCGCGAGGCAACGCGAGCAACAACCGATGCGCTGCCGTTCCTGCAGGCAGCCGAGGAAGTCCGGGTGGTGCTGGTCAAGCCAGACAGCTCTTCGCACGGAGAAGTGCCCGGAGCTGATATTGGGCTTTACCTGGCGCGGCATGGCGTGCAGGTGAAGGTAGAAAATATTGAGGGGGTGGACGTCGACGCGGGCAATCTCCTGCTGTCCCGAGCCGCAGATCTGTCATCCGACTTGATTGTGATGGGAGCCTACGGGCATTCACGCTTCAGCGAGTTGGTGCTTGGCGGCGTGACACGGACAATGTTCGACTCGATGACCGTGCCGGTGTTGATGTCGCACTAG